Genomic DNA from Candidatus Koribacter versatilis Ellin345:
CGAAGCCCATGCCGCAAGCGTCGTGCTCGTGACGGGGATCGTAGAGCCCCTGCGCGGGAGGGAGACCGGGGGAGTACTTTACCTGGGGATTCAAGTTCACGCTCTCCTTCGACTGCAAATGCAAAACCCGCCTGGTCTTAGGCGGGTTTGAGAACCTTTGGATTGCTGGTTTCCTACCCGCCACACTTCGCCTTTGTGCGCATAGCCGACTTGGCTGTGCGCTTTGTAATAGCGACTGTGCTCGGGTTCGGTTTCATCACAAGTGGGATACAGAATGAGGCATCAAGAGCATATCCGGCTCATCAAAAAATCGATGTTAATCATTCGTAATTTTGCGGGTTGCTGCGCGAATGGGGTTTGACACCTGGGAATGCGGTTGCGTATGGTGAGAAACGTGAAGCATACATCCCATCGACACCATCATCATCATGCGTTCCGCGTGTCGGTGGAGTTGTGCGCTTCGTAGATACTTCGAAAGCACTTAAACTCAACCCGCCGACGCGCACAGCGTCCGCGGGTTTTTCGTTTGCGAGGAGTTATGCAGATCGATTTCGACAAGATGCAGGGATTGGTGCCGGCCATTGTGCAGGACGCCGCCAACCTCGAGGTCCTCATGGTAGGGTTCATGAACCGTGAGGCGTATGAAAAGACACTGGCGACGGGCTACGTCACCTTTTACAGCCGAACCCGGAACACGCTTTGGACGAAAGGCGAAACGTCGGGGAACCGGCTGCGCGTGATTGATGCCGCAACCGATTGCGACCGCGACACGGTGCTGGTGAAGGTAGCGGTAGAGGGCGACGGCCTGGTGTGCCACACGGGAACAAGGTCATGCTTCACCGAGACGTTGGCGGTTCCGGGAGCTTCGCGATGAAACTTCGACTGGGGATTCCGAAAGGGAGTTTGCAGGAGGCAACGATCGCCCTGTTCCTGCGCGCCGGGTTGACGGTGCACACGAGTACCCGCTCTTATACGGCCACCACTGATGACGCCGAAGTGGAGTGCATGCTGATTCGGGCGCAAGAGATGGCGCGGTATGTATCGAAGGGCGTGCTGGATGCCGGCATCACCGGGATGGACTGGGTGGTGGAGAGCGGCCTGGAAGTCGAGGCAGTCTCGAGTTTGAACTATTCGAAGCAGAGCCGCGGTAACGTGCGCTGGGTGCTGGCAGTGCCGGAAGACTCGCCGTACCAGCGGGCGGAAGACTTGGCGGGCAAGGTCATTGCGACGGAGTTGGTAAATGTCACGAGCCGATATTTTGCCGCGCGAGGCGTACCGGTGAAGATCGAATTCTCGTGGGGTGCGACGGAGATCAAACCGCCGACACTGGCAGATGCGATCGTCGAAGTGACGGAAACCGGCAGTTCGCTGCGCGCCAATCGGCTGCGGATTATTGATGAGGTGATGCCGTCGAGCACGCAACTGATTGCGAATGTCTCGGCGATGCAGGACGACTTCAAGCGAAAGAAGGTTGAGAACCTCGCGCTGATGCTGGAGGGCGCGATCGCGGCGCAGGGACGCGTGGGATTGATGCTGAACGTGCGCAAGGGCGATTTGGCGAACGCGTTAGCCGTGTTGCCCGCGCTGAATTCGCCGACGATATCGCCGTTGAACGATGGTGAGTGGGTGGCGGTGAATACGATCATCGAGGAAACCGCCGCGTGGACGATCATTCCTCGACTGAAGGCGGCGAATGCGACGGGGATCGTGGAGTATCCCTTGAACAAGGTGGTGCTGTGATGCGCATCCTGCGACTGGAGAAATCCAGTGGGTTGCTGGCGAAGCTCGCGGCACGAGGAATGGCGGACGCTTCACGAGTGGAACCAGTAGTCCGGAAGATCGTTGTCGATGTACGAAAGAACGGCGACGCCGCGCTACGACGGTACGCGAGCAAGTTGGATGGACTCGGAAAGACTGCGGCGTTGCGAGTGTCGACGGAAGAGTTGAAGTCTGCGTGGGATGCGACCCGCAGTGAATTTAAACAAGCGATCAGGGCCGCTGCGAAGAACATCGAGCGCTTCGCGCGCTGGCAGATGCCGAAATCGTGGACGCGTGACGCGGGCGATGGCATTGAGCTTGGACAAATCATTCGGCCAATCGAATCGGTGGGGTGCTACGTTCCGGGCGGGCGGTATCCGCTGCCCTCAACCGTG
This window encodes:
- the hisI gene encoding phosphoribosyl-AMP cyclohydrolase, whose amino-acid sequence is MQIDFDKMQGLVPAIVQDAANLEVLMVGFMNREAYEKTLATGYVTFYSRTRNTLWTKGETSGNRLRVIDAATDCDRDTVLVKVAVEGDGLVCHTGTRSCFTETLAVPGASR
- the hisG gene encoding ATP phosphoribosyltransferase; this translates as MKLRLGIPKGSLQEATIALFLRAGLTVHTSTRSYTATTDDAEVECMLIRAQEMARYVSKGVLDAGITGMDWVVESGLEVEAVSSLNYSKQSRGNVRWVLAVPEDSPYQRAEDLAGKVIATELVNVTSRYFAARGVPVKIEFSWGATEIKPPTLADAIVEVTETGSSLRANRLRIIDEVMPSSTQLIANVSAMQDDFKRKKVENLALMLEGAIAAQGRVGLMLNVRKGDLANALAVLPALNSPTISPLNDGEWVAVNTIIEETAAWTIIPRLKAANATGIVEYPLNKVVL